In one Echinicola marina genomic region, the following are encoded:
- a CDS encoding metal ABC transporter ATP-binding protein, translating into MIQQINNPVVEVHDLMVSYGQNPVLWNIDLTLPAGALIGILGPNGAGKSTLIKSIMGLIEANSGYSRIFDQELNQVRNRVSYVPQRESVDWDFPASALDIVMMGTYHHLGIFKRPGKKEKALAITCLEKVNMKAFANRQISELSGGQQQRVFIARALAQEADIYFMDEPFAGVDMSTEKALVSLFQEMTAEGKTVIVVHHDIYSAGKYFDWLIMLNMHLIASGPTEQVLTEELLTKTYGGKLSMLTDIGELIKKSDFNPLKS; encoded by the coding sequence ATGATACAACAAATAAATAATCCAGTAGTTGAAGTACATGACCTTATGGTTAGCTATGGGCAAAATCCGGTGCTTTGGAATATTGACCTGACTTTACCAGCAGGCGCCCTCATTGGAATACTTGGCCCTAATGGAGCAGGAAAATCCACCCTCATCAAAAGCATAATGGGGCTTATTGAAGCCAACAGTGGCTATTCAAGGATTTTTGACCAGGAGTTAAACCAAGTTAGAAACAGGGTAAGTTATGTTCCTCAGCGGGAGTCAGTAGACTGGGATTTCCCAGCATCTGCCTTAGATATTGTGATGATGGGAACTTATCACCATCTGGGAATATTCAAAAGACCGGGCAAAAAGGAAAAAGCATTGGCAATAACCTGTTTGGAAAAGGTAAATATGAAAGCCTTTGCTAATAGACAAATCAGTGAACTTTCAGGAGGCCAGCAACAGCGGGTATTTATTGCGAGGGCCTTGGCCCAGGAAGCTGATATTTATTTTATGGATGAACCATTTGCAGGAGTAGACATGAGTACTGAAAAAGCCTTAGTAAGCCTCTTCCAAGAAATGACTGCAGAAGGTAAAACTGTCATCGTAGTACACCATGATATATACTCCGCTGGAAAATATTTCGATTGGCTTATTATGCTAAACATGCACTTGATTGCTTCTGGCCCTACCGAACAAGTGCTTACCGAGGAATTGTTGACCAAAACCTATGGAGGGAAACTATCCATGCTTACGGATATTGGAGAGCTGATCAAAAAGAGTGATTTCAATCCACTGAAAAGTTAA
- a CDS encoding metal ABC transporter permease, whose product MEDFIYFFSFQDPNVLMVVVGISLLSISAAMVGTFTFLDKKALIGDAISHAVLPGVCLAFMLSGNKNPYWIVSGAFITGALSTYIISWVSNYTKLKEDTVIAAVLSIFFGLGIVIMTQLQQTGNAALSGLDHFIFGNAISIVRKDLLVYGILALTIILVILFFYKEFKVMVFNRSYAQSIGLPVKRLEFLFNSLMVLAVVTGIQAIGVVLMAALLITPAAAAKFWTDRLDRMLIIAVVFSLISGIVGAYISFVLPHMPTGPWVVIVLSLIAFLSFFFSVKKGVLTKWIAKRNYQRKIHSDHILKALFGAWEKDKQGLKTENIFNIFPGKNFKTQYSINKLNKKGYITENQSIIQLTESGLTEAKRIVRLHRLWELYMTEYMNIAPDHVHDSAEKLEHIITPELESKLDKNLNFPKADPHHSIIPRDPKKP is encoded by the coding sequence ATGGAAGATTTTATTTATTTCTTTTCTTTTCAGGACCCTAATGTTCTAATGGTGGTAGTTGGGATATCCCTGCTTTCAATCAGTGCAGCCATGGTAGGAACATTCACCTTCCTGGATAAGAAAGCTCTTATTGGTGATGCCATTTCACATGCTGTGTTACCAGGAGTTTGTCTGGCTTTTATGCTATCAGGCAATAAGAACCCCTACTGGATAGTTTCTGGTGCATTTATTACCGGAGCCTTATCCACTTATATCATCAGCTGGGTTTCCAATTATACCAAACTAAAGGAAGACACCGTCATTGCAGCGGTACTATCCATATTCTTTGGATTGGGAATCGTCATCATGACGCAATTACAGCAAACAGGAAATGCTGCTCTCTCTGGCTTGGATCATTTTATTTTTGGGAATGCCATCTCTATTGTCAGAAAGGACTTGTTAGTATATGGCATCCTTGCCCTGACCATTATTCTAGTTATACTTTTCTTTTACAAAGAATTTAAAGTAATGGTCTTTAACAGATCATATGCACAAAGCATCGGACTACCGGTAAAAAGATTGGAATTCCTTTTTAATTCATTGATGGTACTTGCAGTGGTCACAGGCATACAGGCCATTGGTGTAGTATTAATGGCGGCCCTGCTCATCACACCTGCCGCAGCAGCCAAATTCTGGACAGATCGACTGGACAGGATGCTGATCATTGCAGTAGTGTTTTCCCTAATTTCCGGAATCGTTGGTGCCTATATTTCCTTTGTTCTTCCCCATATGCCTACTGGCCCTTGGGTAGTAATTGTACTTTCCTTAATCGCCTTTTTATCCTTTTTCTTCTCTGTAAAAAAAGGTGTTTTGACCAAGTGGATTGCAAAGAGAAATTATCAAAGAAAAATTCATTCTGACCATATCCTTAAGGCACTTTTTGGGGCTTGGGAAAAGGACAAACAAGGCCTGAAAACTGAAAATATTTTCAATATATTTCCTGGTAAAAATTTCAAAACCCAGTATTCAATCAACAAATTAAATAAAAAAGGATATATAACTGAAAATCAATCAATAATACAACTAACCGAGTCAGGTTTAACTGAAGCCAAAAGGATCGTTAGATTGCATAGATTATGGGAATTATATATGACAGAATATATGAATATAGCCCCGGATCATGTACACGACAGTGCTGAAAAGTTAGAACATATTATTACCCCAGAACTGGAATCCAAACTGGATAAAAATCTTAATTTTCCAAAAGCGGATCCACATCATTCCATCATTCCTAGAGACCCCAAGAAACCATGA
- a CDS encoding metal ABC transporter permease: MSFDPNAFIIIVTGSMIAISCGLLGVFLMLRKMAMTGDAISHAVLPGIVLAFMISGSRHGLTMVIGAGLVGIIATVFIEYLSNKVKLQSDASIGITFTSLFAIGIILITFLANKIDLDQDCVLYGEIAYVPIDLWISGSGQILGPRVTYLSLINLILVSLFIYLFFKELKISTFDKEFAASIGLSTVGVNYGLMGMVSYTTVSSFEAVGAILVVALLVVPPATAYLWSKDLNKLIKITIALGIIVSIAGYYLAFALNSSIAGAMASVAGFIFFASVILQRKQLPLIKKKLSGLKTAEANTP; the protein is encoded by the coding sequence ATGAGTTTTGATCCAAATGCTTTCATTATTATCGTAACCGGATCCATGATTGCCATATCATGTGGATTACTGGGTGTGTTTTTAATGCTTAGAAAAATGGCCATGACAGGAGATGCCATTTCCCATGCGGTATTGCCGGGAATTGTCCTTGCCTTCATGATCTCCGGAAGTCGGCATGGACTAACCATGGTTATAGGAGCCGGTTTGGTAGGAATTATTGCCACTGTATTTATCGAATATTTAAGCAATAAGGTCAAGTTACAATCAGACGCATCCATTGGTATCACCTTTACTTCCCTATTTGCTATAGGCATTATATTAATCACCTTCCTTGCCAATAAAATAGACCTTGATCAGGACTGTGTACTTTATGGAGAAATTGCCTACGTTCCCATAGATCTATGGATATCAGGATCTGGACAAATTCTTGGACCACGAGTCACCTATTTATCCTTAATTAATCTGATACTGGTCAGTCTATTTATTTACCTGTTTTTCAAGGAACTTAAAATCAGCACATTTGATAAAGAGTTTGCAGCAAGTATTGGGCTTTCTACTGTAGGGGTCAATTATGGATTGATGGGAATGGTATCCTACACTACTGTCAGTTCATTTGAAGCTGTAGGCGCTATTTTGGTAGTAGCGCTATTGGTGGTTCCACCTGCAACTGCCTATCTATGGAGTAAGGACCTAAATAAACTGATTAAGATCACCATAGCATTAGGCATCATCGTTTCAATTGCCGGTTATTATTTGGCTTTCGCTTTGAATAGCTCTATAGCTGGCGCCATGGCTTCTGTTGCGGGTTTTATATTCTTTGCTAGCGTAATTTTACAAAGGAAACAATTGCCCCTAATCAAGAAAAAATTAAGCGGTTTAAAAACCGCAGAAGCCAATACCCCTTAA